GATTATGTTGTTTTAAGCTCTCAAAATCGATCCCGAGTCTCGCCGTCACCCCCGGTCGAAAATTTTCAACCACCACATCGCTTTCTTTGACCAGTTGGTAAAGGATCTCACGATCAGCATCAGACTTCAGATCGAGCTCAATGCTACGCTTACCTCGATTGATCAAACCGTAATAAACGCTTTCTCCATCAATAAAAGGACCTAGATGACGGCTATCATCACCGTGGTCAGGAACCTCGATCTTTATCACTTCGGCACCGAGATCGGCCATCATACCTGTGCAATAGGGTCCGGCTAACACACGGCTTAAATCAATCACTTTGATCCCTGACAGTGGCCCTTGCCTTTTTTGCTGTAGCTGCATATTCATACAGAAATCCTTATAAATAAGGCCGACCAATTACTTGGTCGGCAAAAGACATTACTTGACCATAGGTAGATTTAAACCCTGCTGTTTTGCACAGTTGATTGCGATGTCATAGCCTGCATCAGCATGACGCATAACCCCTGTCGCTGGGTCATTATGTAAAACGCGGGCTAAGCGTTTATCTGCCGCATCGGTACCATCACAAACAATGACGACACCAGCATGCTGTGAAAAGCCCATACCGACACCACCACCATGATGCAAACTCACCCATGTCGCACCACCCGCGGTATTCAGTAGCGCGTTCAGCAGTGGCCAGTCAGACACGGCATCAGAGCCATCTTTCATGGCTTCCGTTTCGCGATGTGGACTCGCTACAGAGCCTGAATCTAGGTGATCTCGACCAATGACAATCGGACCTTTTAGTTCGCCATTTTTCACCATTTGGTTAAATGCACGACCTAACCTTTCGCGATCTTTGAGCCCTACCCAACAAATACGGGCTGGTAAGCCTTGGAATGCGATCCGCTCACGAGCCATATCCAGCCAGTTATGTAGATGCTTATCATCGGGGATCAGTTCTTTAACTTTTTGATCTGTTTTATAGATATCTTCAGGATCCCCTGAAAGTGCGACCCAACGGAACGGTCCGATACCTTCACAAAATAGAGGGCGAATATAAGCAGGAACAAAACCTGGGAAATCAAAGGCATTGGAGATACCTTCATCTTTTGCCATTTGACGAATATTGTTGCCATAATCGAAAGCCGCTGAACCACGTTGTTGCATGGTCAACATGGCATCAACCTGCACTGCCATACTTTTTTTCGCTGCTTTTGTCACTTCATTTGGTGCTGTTTGCTGCTTTTCACGCCATTGTTGCAGTGTCCAACCTTGTGGTAGGTAGCCATGAACAGGATCATGTGCGCTTGTCTGATCTGTCACCGAATCAGGGGTGATATTGCGTTTCACCAATTCGCTGTATACATCAGCAGCATTGCCTAATAAACCAACGGATACAGGCTTACCATCACGCTTTGCTTCCTCGATATATTGCAACGCTTCATCTAATGAAGTGGCTTTTTTGTCGACATAACGAGTTCTTAAACGGAAATCGATGCGGCTTTCATCGCATTCAACCGCGATCATGCTAAAACCGGCCATAGTTGCGGCTAAAGGCTGTGCACCGCCCATGCCTCCTAATCCACCGGTTAAGATCCAACGGCCTGCTGGGTTGCCATTAAAATGTTGTTTTGCTAAAGAAACGAAAGTTTCATAGGTGCCTTGAACGATGCCCTGTGAGCCAATATAGATCCACGATCCCGCTGTCATTTGGCCATACATCATCAAGCCTTTTTTATCTAACTCATTAAAATGATCCCAATTTGCCCAATGTGGAACAATGTTTGAGTTAGCGATTAATACACGGGGTGCATCTGGATGAGTGGGAAAGACACCGACAGGCTTACCTGATTGCACCAATAAGGTCTGATCGTCTTCGAGAGTTTTCAGAACCTCTAGGATTTTGTCATAACATTGCCAATCACGCGCTGCACGACCAATACCACCGTACACCACTAAACTTTGTGGATGCTCAGCCACGTCGGGGTCTAAGTTGTTTTGGATCATGCGGTAAACTGCTTCTGTCAGCCAGCTTTTGCAGGTCTTCTCGCTACCATGCGGAGCACGAATAATACGTGTAGAGTCTGTACGGTTTAACATCTGCTATCCCCTTTCATTCAATTTAACTTTTTTACAACAATCAATGATATTTGTGATTAGTCATTATTTTTTCACTGACTGATAACCGAGTAGCTATCTTTAGTTAATTAATTAAAATTCAATCAGTTAAACTTTTTAGCGCCTAATTTTATTATCATCATAATCTGTGTTGTTACTCATCTGACCCTAAATATATATACATTTAATTCACAAAGTATATACATTTAAATTTTAATTTTTGTACAAAAATTAGATAGAAAGGAGGGAGTGTACCTATACAACAATGGGTAACTTGCTATTTATTCAAAAGAAGATGTATATACAATTGATTTAATCTGTAGAAACAAGCAAATAGCTGAAATGAGAACTGCTTCACAATTAAAAGTGACCAAATATTATCGTGGGTGAGTGTAGCCAGTTGTCTTTTTATGATTTGAATGCGGTAAGAGTATCTATTTATACAATTTTAGTGGTGGTATTTAAGGTATATATGCATCTAAAAGAATTAAATAAGTGAGTTTTCTATGACAATAACCATTCAAGCAACATGTTCCAATCCGGCCATTAATCCTAATAGATTAAAAAAACCGGTTTGTGGATCAACCTCATTCATTAACTCTATTAATAGCATTCAAAATAATAATAATTCCATATGGAAAAAACTAGTATCATTTATAAATAGAATTAGATTCACATCTGACAGAAAAGCGAATATTAAGTTTATTGAAAGGCATTTCAAATTACCAGACTTATATAAAAAAGAGATATTTCATGATAAAAATACAACGTCAATAATGATAAAAAAAGAATATGAGAAATTTATACCTTCAGAAAATGAGATAAAAACTGGTGAAGATTTAGATCTTAAAAACCAAAAAAATGGATTCATTTATGACTCTAAATTATCTAAACAATTCAACCTTGATCTTCATCGAATGGATTATTTTCTATATACACCATATCGACAACCAGAACCCTATAAACTTGTAGATGCAAAGCTTCTTACCGCAGAGTTTGGACGTAGAAATGCACAATTTATATCTCAGTTTGCTCACCAAGGTTTTACAGCAGATCCATTGATTGCATTACAACCACTCATCAAAGATGATAATTATGTTATTAGTAATAGCATGATGGATAATGAACAAAGTATTAAACGACCTTTAATTTTTATAGAAAAAACCATGCAAGG
This portion of the Providencia manganoxydans genome encodes:
- the hutU gene encoding urocanate hydratase, which translates into the protein MLNRTDSTRIIRAPHGSEKTCKSWLTEAVYRMIQNNLDPDVAEHPQSLVVYGGIGRAARDWQCYDKILEVLKTLEDDQTLLVQSGKPVGVFPTHPDAPRVLIANSNIVPHWANWDHFNELDKKGLMMYGQMTAGSWIYIGSQGIVQGTYETFVSLAKQHFNGNPAGRWILTGGLGGMGGAQPLAATMAGFSMIAVECDESRIDFRLRTRYVDKKATSLDEALQYIEEAKRDGKPVSVGLLGNAADVYSELVKRNITPDSVTDQTSAHDPVHGYLPQGWTLQQWREKQQTAPNEVTKAAKKSMAVQVDAMLTMQQRGSAAFDYGNNIRQMAKDEGISNAFDFPGFVPAYIRPLFCEGIGPFRWVALSGDPEDIYKTDQKVKELIPDDKHLHNWLDMARERIAFQGLPARICWVGLKDRERLGRAFNQMVKNGELKGPIVIGRDHLDSGSVASPHRETEAMKDGSDAVSDWPLLNALLNTAGGATWVSLHHGGGVGMGFSQHAGVVIVCDGTDAADKRLARVLHNDPATGVMRHADAGYDIAINCAKQQGLNLPMVK